The uncultured Bacteroides sp. DNA segment TGTTTTTGTGAACCCGCCTGAAAGCGACATCATCCAAGAGCGATCTGCCTGAAATGTGAGCATCTATAACCTCTTCAATAAGTTTTTTTTGATAGCTGACAGCTAGAAATTTAGGAGTAAAATAACAGGAAAGAAAGTTGCCATCTGTCATAGAGTAAATACGTATTTCCTCTCCTTTGTAATCGAAATATTTAGAGGGACATCTATCCGAACAATATTTACGAATGAAACTTTCGATCAATTTATCGTCATCCGGGCCTAAACAGAAGTAAAGTACCTGATCACGATCGCCATCAGGAGCATGAAAGCTAATCAGCATCTTGTTCATTTGCTCGCTAAAACCATGAGAAGTCTCTCCAAGTAGCGAGTGAAAGTGCGATTGAATAATAGAAAACAGGCGAGAGACATGAAGATAGTTTCCCTTTTCGCTGCTGCTCATTTTACTTATATTATCCATGAAAGAAGCCATATCATTCGTTTCAAACACAGTATGGGCATCTTGCGGAACAAGCGTATAAAGATCAAAGTCTTCTTTTTCCTGCACCGCGCTAAGTTTGAAGTAAAAGTACATGCCAAAGGCTACGCAAAGCAGTAATATAGAGGAAAAAACAGCTATTTTGATTAAAGCACGAGGTTTCATAGTGTTCGGGTATTAAACCAACACTACAAATATACACATTTTTTTATTATTATTAAATAAAAATCAGATTAAAAAGTTATTTCTTCTCCGTCATAGGCAAAGTGTACATGCGCCGGCAATAGCTTCTCTACTGTAGCGTGTAACCCCATGTGGTGACTCATGTGAATAAAGTAAGTTTCGCATGCACCAACCCGACGGGCAGTCTCTATTGCCTGATCAAGCGTTTGGTGGGTCATGTGAGATTCAATGCGTAAAGCATTCACAACCAATAAATCGAGCCCGTGAAGTTGGTCAAATGATTCATCGGGCATAGTGAGCATATCCGTGATATAGGCCATCCGACCAATGCGATACCCCAAGATAGGTAAACGTCCGTGCATCACACGCAATGGTAAGATCTCCGTATGATTAATAAGGAATGGCTGACCCACCTCAACTTCATTCAGTTCAATAGCAGGTACACCGGGATATTTATGTTCTGAAAAACAGTAAGGCATGCGCGTGCGAAGACCGTAGGCAGTCGTGTTTTCAGCAAAAACAGTTACTTCACCAAAACGACAGAACGGACGCAGATCATCCAATCCACCCACATGGTCATAGTGCTCATGAGTAATCAACACACCATCTATCTGACGAAAAGGCAGATCAATCATTTGTTCTCTGAAATCGGGTCCGCAATCAATCAAAATCAAAGCATCACCCGTATCTATAAGAGACGAAGCACGTAAACGGTTATCTCTTGGATCGGTAGACACACACACAGGACAAGTGCACCCTACTTCAGGCACTCCCGTAGATGTTCCGCTTCCAAGTATTTTGAGCTTTCCCATATCACACAAATTTTACTTCCGGAAAAATGTCAATACCAAATTTTTCGAATACAGATTTTTTTATTTCCTGGGCCAATGCAAGCACCTCGCAACCTTTTACCCCACCTTTATTGATGAGCACCAATGCTTGCTTGTCATGCACACCTGCAGCCCCTATCACCCGACCTTTCCAGCCACAGCGATCTATCATCCAGGCAGCCGGAATCTTCACCCATTCTTCGTTTACATCATAATGAGGCATCTCGGGATACTCTTCTTTCAACGCCTCATACTGTGCACGCTTCACTACAGGGTTCATAAAAAAACTTCCAGCATTGCCTACCAGTTCAGGATCGGGCAATTTACTTCTACGTATATCTATAATGACCTGACGGATCGTTGCCAGAGTCGGCTCACCCGGATATTTCCGGAGTTCCTCGGCAATGCTCCCATAATTCAGATTCAAATACCCCTTCTTACTCAGTTCAAAGCAGACAGAAGTTACAATTTTAGTTCGCATCTCAGGTTCTTTAAAGATGCTCTGTCGATAGCCATACCCACATTCTTGTAGCGAATACACTTGTTCATTGCCATCCATATCCATGGTTGCAACACTCCGAATGATATCTTTCACCTCTACTCCGTACGCTCCGATATTCTGCACAGCAGAAGCACCTACTTCGCCGGGAATCAATGAAAGATTTTCCGTTCCATACCAACCACGCTCTACACAATAAGCTACAAAATCATCCCACACCACTCCCGATCCTACGCGAACGCACACCGCATCAACTGTTTCTTCGAGTAACTCGATGAGATGGATATTCGAATGCAAAACAACACCATGGAAGTCACCCAAAAACAACAAATTACTCCCACTGCCGATGTGAAGCCATGGCTCGGTTATTTGCCCCGAAGTTAGTAACTCCCGAAGATCGTTTACCGTGTCATATTCTACGAAGCGAGCAGCTTTTACGTCAATGCCAAAAGTATTGTGTGGCAAAAGTGAATAATTGTTGTATTCGCGTATCATTAATTTCTTGTTATAATTGATCTAAATGCCCGTGTCCTCAAACTTATACAGTTCCCACTTACCACTTTTGCGTTGAAAATAGAGTAAGTTGGAGAATCCGTTTCCCACACCTTTTAGTGCCAAGATTTTGGTTTGCGAATGATCGCTGTTGCTCTGCCCATAATTAATATTTGATAATCGATCGGTAGGCAAAGGAGGTTTAAAAGCAAACCATTGATTAAGTTCCAAAGTTGTTTCCAGAATAGAAAAATCATCATCCGGATCATTGGTTACAAAAGCAAGTGGCTGACGGATGCGTTCACATTGAAACACACTATCAGATGCAAAATGCAAAAAGAATTCCACGAAACGTTCGTCATCACTCTCCGCTATAGGGCGCAAGTTAATGGCTTCAAGCATCCAGCAGCCTTTCATCCGTTGAAAATAATATTTCTTCACCATGCGGGTCTTCATGTATATCCATTCCACCTGCACCGAGTTCAGCCCCGTATCACCGACTATATCCATATCCTTTTCTTTATCAAAAAGTAAGGTATAGTATGCTTGCTTGGTAAACAACACATCATGCTTCCAATATCGTTCTTCAATCTTAGAGGCCACTGCTCCGTTATAGTAAGGCAACGGAAAAACAACCCTCTGATGCTGAAATTTATCATCGGAAGCAAAAGTATAAATAAAATCGTTAAAAGACTCATCTGCCTCGGTAGGTGTTGGCCCTTTAGGTAGATCTTTGTTCGTAGAGTCGGCTCGTTGCATGGCCGAATCTACCAAACTGGTAATTGGCGCAAAAGGGTCGATGTTTGACTTCTTATTATTACAAGAAGCTAAAAGATTCACAATTACAAAAACTCCTGCAATTATCTTTTTCATCTTTATTCGGACACTAAGGTCGCTTTATTGGATAGTTTCTTTTTTAGTTTTTCGAGCATGTCGGTAGTCATGCTTTCCAAGTTGTAAGACGGTTGCCAATCCCACTCTTGGCGGGCACAAGTGTCATCCATAGAGTCCGGCCAACTGTCGGCTATGCTCTGTTTGAGGGAATCCACATCATACACCATTTCAAATTGGGGCATCTGTTTGCTAATAGAAGCATAAATAGTTTCGGGGGCAAAGCTCATGGCAGCAATGTTAAACGAGTTACGATGCACCAAGCGTGTCGGATCAGCCTCCATCAAAGAGATAGCAGCATTGAGCGCATCGGGCATGTACATCATATCCATTAGTGTGCCTTCTTTTATCGGACACACAAACTTCTCACCACGCACAGCAGCATAGTATATGTCCACCGCATAATCAGTCGTACCACCTCCCGGAGGCGTTACGTTTGATATAATGCCCGGAAAACGTACTGAGCGCGTATCGACACCATACTTATGATAATAATAATCGCTTAACAACTCTGTGGTGACTTTCGTAACGCCATACATGGTTCGCGGACGTTGAGTCGTATCCTGAGGAGTCATCATGTGGGGTGTTTCAGGCCCAAAAGAACCGATTGAACTGGGAGTAAATACGGAACAACCATAAGCACGGGCAATCTCCAACACGTTCCATAACCCATCAATTCCGATTTTCCAAGCCAATACAGGTTTTGATTCAGCCACAACAGACAGCAGGGCTGCCATGTTGTAGATCGTATCTATGCCACATTCTTTTACTACAGTTTCTATCGATGCTGCATCGGTAACATCCACTATAGCCGATGGGCCGGATTCTTTTAACTTGCCGCAGGGCGCGGCTCCCGGAATGTATCCGGCCACTACATGATCGCCTCCGTAGCGTTTTCTTAATTCTATTGTAAGCTCTGAGCCAATCTGCCCGGTAGCTCCAATGACCAAAATATTCTTCATTATTCTTTACTATAACCTATTTTCAGTAAAACGGCGCACAAAGTAAGCACTTTTTTTTCATTTTAAGAGCAAAAAGAAGTTGTTTATTCCAATAAAAAAAGTGTCCTTTGCATATAATTCAAAAACAAGATACT contains these protein-coding regions:
- a CDS encoding NAD-dependent epimerase/dehydratase family protein; translated protein: MKNILVIGATGQIGSELTIELRKRYGGDHVVAGYIPGAAPCGKLKESGPSAIVDVTDAASIETVVKECGIDTIYNMAALLSVVAESKPVLAWKIGIDGLWNVLEIARAYGCSVFTPSSIGSFGPETPHMMTPQDTTQRPRTMYGVTKVTTELLSDYYYHKYGVDTRSVRFPGIISNVTPPGGGTTDYAVDIYYAAVRGEKFVCPIKEGTLMDMMYMPDALNAAISLMEADPTRLVHRNSFNIAAMSFAPETIYASISKQMPQFEMVYDVDSLKQSIADSWPDSMDDTCARQEWDWQPSYNLESMTTDMLEKLKKKLSNKATLVSE
- a CDS encoding MBL fold metallo-hydrolase, whose translation is MGKLKILGSGTSTGVPEVGCTCPVCVSTDPRDNRLRASSLIDTGDALILIDCGPDFREQMIDLPFRQIDGVLITHEHYDHVGGLDDLRPFCRFGEVTVFAENTTAYGLRTRMPYCFSEHKYPGVPAIELNEVEVGQPFLINHTEILPLRVMHGRLPILGYRIGRMAYITDMLTMPDESFDQLHGLDLLVVNALRIESHMTHQTLDQAIETARRVGACETYFIHMSHHMGLHATVEKLLPAHVHFAYDGEEITF
- the murB gene encoding UDP-N-acetylmuramate dehydrogenase translates to MIREYNNYSLLPHNTFGIDVKAARFVEYDTVNDLRELLTSGQITEPWLHIGSGSNLLFLGDFHGVVLHSNIHLIELLEETVDAVCVRVGSGVVWDDFVAYCVERGWYGTENLSLIPGEVGASAVQNIGAYGVEVKDIIRSVATMDMDGNEQVYSLQECGYGYRQSIFKEPEMRTKIVTSVCFELSKKGYLNLNYGSIAEELRKYPGEPTLATIRQVIIDIRRSKLPDPELVGNAGSFFMNPVVKRAQYEALKEEYPEMPHYDVNEEWVKIPAAWMIDRCGWKGRVIGAAGVHDKQALVLINKGGVKGCEVLALAQEIKKSVFEKFGIDIFPEVKFV
- a CDS encoding DUF4348 domain-containing protein; its protein translation is MKKIIAGVFVIVNLLASCNNKKSNIDPFAPITSLVDSAMQRADSTNKDLPKGPTPTEADESFNDFIYTFASDDKFQHQRVVFPLPYYNGAVASKIEERYWKHDVLFTKQAYYTLLFDKEKDMDIVGDTGLNSVQVEWIYMKTRMVKKYYFQRMKGCWMLEAINLRPIAESDDERFVEFFLHFASDSVFQCERIRQPLAFVTNDPDDDFSILETTLELNQWFAFKPPLPTDRLSNINYGQSNSDHSQTKILALKGVGNGFSNLLYFQRKSGKWELYKFEDTGI